In a single window of the Scyliorhinus canicula chromosome 1, sScyCan1.1, whole genome shotgun sequence genome:
- the flrt3 gene encoding leucine-rich repeat transmembrane protein FLRT3 → MPCRLKMSSKAIVWAAVGSFLGLLAQTVGVETCPSVCRCDRGFVYCNDRGLTSIPTGIPQDSTTLFLQNNQINNIGIPRELLNLLKVETIYLYRNSLDEFPTNVPKYIKELHLQENNIRAISLDSLSKIPYLERLHLDDNSVSAVSIEEGAFQENKYLKLIFLSRNHLSSIPIGLPNTIEELRLDDNRIATISENALRHLVGLKRLVLDGNLLTNQGLRDKVFMNLENLIELSLVRNILTSPPTLPITNLQKLHLQENHINWIPSNAFSYLRQLQRLDLSNNNLTNLPQGIFDNLNNLSQLLLRNNPWYCSCKMKWVRDWLRSLPIGVNARGLMCQSPEKVRGMAIKDLAIAMFGCKNISSENTFPTTTPTIGTSVRISVTHGYWPSFESKRPNWKKPDRSKNYQPTAGPGSGAVRINVKSVSVNTIHITWKISLPLTALRLSWLKLGHNPALGSITETIVHSGRSEYLLTALEPESSYRICMVPMETSNVYLLDETPVCTETQTASLTMHNPTTTLNREQEKELYRNTSMPLAGIIGGAVAVIAIALLALVCCYMHRTGTPFSKTCAYSRGRRRKDDDYAEAGTKKDNSILEIRETAFQMIPMNSDQAAKEEFVIHTIFPPNGMSLYKNNHSESSSSNRSYRDSGIPDSDHSHS, encoded by the coding sequence ATGCCCTGCCGATTAAAAATGTCCTCAAAAGCGATTGTGTGGGCTGCCGTGGGATCATTTCTCGGACTGCTGGCACAAACAGTCGGTGTGGAAACATGTCCCTCAGTCTGCCGGTGCGATCGAGGTTTTGTGTACTGCAATGACCGAGGCCTGACATCCATACCGACTGGAATTCCACAAGATTCCACAACCCTCTTCCTTCAAAACAATCAAATCAACAACATTGGGATTCCGAGGGAGCTCCTGAACTTACTGAAGGTGGAAACAATTTACTTGTACAGAAACTCTCTGGATGAATTTCCCACCAATGTCCCAAAATACATTAAAGAACTCCATCTGCAGGAAAACAATATACGGGCAATTTCCCTGGATTcactttccaaaattccctatcTGGAAAGGCTACATTTGGATGATAATTCAGTCTCTGCTGTTAGTATTGAGGAAGGTGCTTTTCAAGAGAATAAGTAtctcaaattaatttttttgtcGAGGAATCATCTAAGCAGTATACCCATTGGACTTCCCAACACGATTGAAGAGCTAAGACTAGATGACAACCGAATTGCCACCATTTCAGAGAATGCCCTCAGACATCTTGTGGGCCTGAAACGTTTGGTGTTAGACGGCAACTTGCTAACCAATCAAGGGCTTCGAGATAAGGTTTTCATGAACCTTGAGAATCTTATAGAGTTATCACTTGTGCGCAACATACTTACTTCGCCTCCCACTCTACCCATTACAAACTTGCAGAAGCTGCACCTCCAGGAAAATCATATCAATTGGATCCCCTCCAATGCCTTTTCCTATCTTAGACAATTACAGCGGCTGGACTTGTCGAATAATAATTTAACCAACTTGCCTCAGGGAATATTTGATAATCTGAATAACCTATCCCAACTGCTACTCCGCAACAACCCCTGGTATTGCAGCTGTAAAATGAAGTGGGTTCGGGACTGGCTGCGTTCGCTTCCAATTGGGGTCAATGCGCGTGGACTAATGTGCCAATCGCCTGAAAAGGTTAGAGGCATGGCCATTAAGGACCTGGCAATCGCAATGTTTGGCTGCAAAAATATCTCTTCAGAGAATACTTTCCCCACCACGACGCCCACCATTGGGACATCAGTTAGGATCTCTGTCACCCATGGATACTGGCCTTCATTCGAGTCGAAACGGCCAAACTGGAAAAAACCAGACCGTAGCAAAAACTATCAGCCCACAGCAGGTCCGGGGAGTGGAGCTGTTCGAATCAATGTGAAATCTGTGAGCGTAAATACGATTCACATTACCTGGAAGATTTCCCTGCCTCTCACGGCACTAAGACTGAGTTGGCTCAAGTTGGGACACAACCCAGCTTTGGGATCCATTACGGAAACCATAGTGCACAGTGGGAGAAGTGAATACTTGCTCACAGCCCTTGAGCCAGAGTCATCCTATCGAATATGTATGGTTCCCATGGAAACCAGCAATGTTTATCTGTTAGATGAGACCCCAGTATGCACAGAAACACAGACCGCATCTCTGACGATGCACAATCCTACAACCACCCTCAACAGAGAGCAGGAGAAGGAACTTTACAGAAATACAAGCATGCCACTGGCAGGTATCATAGGGGGTGCAGTGGCTGTAATAGCAATTGCTTTACTTGCACTGGTTTGCTGTTACATGCATAGAACTGGAACACCTTTCTCCAAGACCTGTGCATATAGCAGAGGGCGGCGAAGGAAGGATGATGATTATGCAGAGGCTGGCACGAAGAAGGACAACTCGATATTAGAAATTCGGGAGACTGCTTTTCAGATGATTCCTATGAACAGCGATCAAGCAGCAAAGGAAGAATTTGTAATACACACTATCTTTCCACCTAACGGGATGAGTTTGTACAAAAACAACCACAGCGAAAGCAGCAGTAGCAATAGAAGTTACAGAGACAGTGGAATACCAGATTCAGATCATTCACACTCATGA